The window GCGTGGCTGGCCGGCCGGTCCCACAGACGCTCAGGGCGACGCGCGAGCCGCGGAGCCCCGCACAAGGAGAAGAACCACTGGGCAAGCGACAGCCCGAAGGCCCGCCACCCGCACCGGTGGTGCAGCGCATCAGACTGCGCTACACCAAGCGCGGCCGCCTCCGGTTCACCAGCCACCGCGACTTCCAGCGAGCCTTCGAGCGGGCCCTGCGCCGCGCCGAGGTGCCGATGGCGTACTCGGCCGGCTTCACCCCGCACCCGCGCGTCTCGTACGCGAACGCCGCCCCGACCGGGACCGGCAGCGAGGCCGAGTACCTGGAGATCGCCCTCGCCGAGCCCCGCGACCCCGAGAAGCTCCGTGAGCTGCTCGACGAGTCGATGCCGACCGGGCTCGACATCATCGACGCCGTCGAGGCCCGCACCTCGGGCCTCGCCGACCGCCTGACCGCCTCCGTGTGGGAGCTGCGCCTCGACGGCGTGGAGCCCGCCGAGGCGCAGCGGGCCGTGACGGCGTTCCTCGCAGCAGAGACCGTGGAGGTGCAGCGCCGGACCAAGAACGGCATGCGGACCTTCGACACGCGCGGCGCGGTCGTCAGTCTGGAAGCCCTTCCTGCCCCGGCTGATAGGCCCCTGGACAATGCCTGTGCGATACTGCGGCTGGTTGTTCGGCATCTGACACCTGCCGTGCGACCCGACGACGTCCTGTCCGGTCTCCGAGCTGTGGCCGACCTGGCGCCGCCGGTCCCCTCAGCGGTGACCAGGCTGGCGCAGGGGCTCTTCGACGAGGAGTCCGGCACGGTGA of the Streptomyces sp. NBC_01294 genome contains:
- a CDS encoding TIGR03936 family radical SAM-associated protein yields the protein MQRIRLRYTKRGRLRFTSHRDFQRAFERALRRAEVPMAYSAGFTPHPRVSYANAAPTGTGSEAEYLEIALAEPRDPEKLRELLDESMPTGLDIIDAVEARTSGLADRLTASVWELRLDGVEPAEAQRAVTAFLAAETVEVQRRTKNGMRTFDTRGAVVSLEALPAPADRPLDNACAILRLVVRHLTPAVRPDDVLSGLRAVADLAPPVPSAVTRLAQGLFDEESGTVTDPLAPDREADTAAPPTAAVAADAKAPEGPAA